A portion of the Citrobacter rodentium NBRC 105723 = DSM 16636 genome contains these proteins:
- a CDS encoding EAL domain-containing protein → MNHRARRKMLGLFGIIMAVLLPMMLMLWFAHFRAVSQTSQQLATFAQLALDKTEQVILQVDLARDAAEQYQGQPCSPAHRQRMLNIIRGRLYINELIYAQGERFLCSTVMAPSTPYIMPGADYKRKPDVSIYYFRDTPFFTGYKMTYMQRGNYVAVINPLSWSEVMSEDPSLAWGVYDTITNTFFSVSEQAWAAELLPLVQRDKPVFQQGGRFYTIVHSDKRPIAVIVSTSMERFYHNLVQQLLIALPIAILCSLLLLLLRARARRQYCSPRRMLQRALRQRQLSVYYQPIIDIKNEKCVGAEALLRWPGGNGQVMSPAEFIPLAEKEGMIAQITDYVVEEVFRDMGDFLAAHPQLYISINLSASDFHSSRLIALIAEKAREHRVQAQQIKVEVTERGFIDVPKTTPVIQAFRQAGYEVAIDDFGTGYSNLHNLYSLNVDILKIDKSFIDTLTTNSTSPLIAEHIIEMAQSLRLKTIAEGVETADQVSWLLKRGVQYCQGWHFAKALPPQEFIHWLQQPPALLTSRGQ, encoded by the coding sequence GCTGATGCTTTGGTTTGCCCACTTTCGGGCGGTTTCGCAAACCAGCCAACAATTAGCTACTTTCGCTCAGCTGGCTTTAGATAAAACTGAACAGGTCATTTTACAGGTGGACCTGGCCCGCGATGCCGCCGAGCAGTATCAGGGGCAACCCTGTTCGCCAGCGCATCGCCAGCGAATGTTGAATATTATTCGCGGGCGTTTATATATCAACGAGTTAATTTATGCGCAGGGCGAACGCTTTTTATGCTCGACGGTAATGGCGCCGTCGACGCCTTATATTATGCCGGGCGCGGACTATAAACGAAAACCTGATGTTTCGATTTATTATTTTCGCGATACGCCATTTTTTACTGGTTATAAAATGACGTATATGCAACGTGGAAACTACGTTGCGGTGATTAATCCGCTGTCCTGGAGTGAGGTGATGAGTGAAGATCCCTCGCTGGCCTGGGGAGTGTATGACACGATAACCAACACCTTCTTTTCCGTTAGCGAACAGGCATGGGCGGCTGAGCTTCTGCCGCTGGTGCAGCGCGACAAACCTGTGTTTCAGCAGGGCGGCCGTTTTTATACCATCGTCCATTCAGATAAACGTCCCATTGCGGTGATTGTGTCGACCTCGATGGAGCGGTTCTACCACAACCTGGTGCAGCAGCTGTTAATTGCCCTGCCGATCGCCATTCTCTGTAGTCTGTTGTTGCTCCTGCTGCGGGCGAGGGCGCGTCGGCAGTACTGTTCGCCGCGAAGAATGCTTCAGCGCGCGCTCAGGCAGCGCCAGCTTAGCGTGTACTACCAGCCAATCATTGATATCAAAAATGAGAAATGCGTCGGGGCGGAGGCGCTGCTGCGCTGGCCGGGAGGCAACGGACAGGTGATGAGCCCGGCTGAGTTTATCCCGCTGGCGGAAAAAGAGGGGATGATCGCGCAGATTACCGACTATGTCGTGGAAGAGGTTTTTCGCGATATGGGGGATTTTCTGGCCGCGCATCCGCAGCTCTATATCTCTATTAACCTTTCAGCTTCCGATTTCCACTCTTCCCGGCTGATAGCCCTGATTGCGGAAAAAGCGCGTGAGCACCGCGTGCAGGCGCAGCAGATTAAGGTGGAGGTGACCGAGCGGGGCTTTATCGATGTGCCGAAAACCACGCCAGTGATCCAGGCGTTTCGCCAGGCGGGTTACGAAGTGGCGATCGATGATTTCGGCACCGGCTACTCTAACCTGCACAATCTTTACTCGCTGAACGTCGATATTCTCAAAATCGATAAGTCGTTTATCGACACGCTCACCACCAACAGCACCAGCCCCCTGATTGCGGAGCATATCATTGAGATGGCGCAAAGCCTGCGGCTGAAAACCATCGCGGAAGGGGTGGAAACGGCGGATCAGGTGAGCTGGCTGCTTAAGCGCGGCGTGCAGTATTGCCAGGGCTGGCACTTTGCGAAGGCGCTGCCGCCGCAGGAGTTTATCCACTGGCTACAGCAGCCGCCCGCGCTGCTGACGTCGCGCGGGCAGTAA